A region of the Campylobacter subantarcticus LMG 24377 genome:
CCATTAGAACTTATAGCTAAAATACTTCAAGATTAATACTAATCTTGATTTTTTATATTTTCGATATTTGATCTATTTTTTTCTATTAAAATTCTATTTTTTTCGATGTTTTCATTGTTTTTCTTGCACTCATTTTTTAAAATCTCTATATTTTTATATAGGATTTTCATTTTTCTTTCATAACGATTAATGAGCAAAAATACAATAAACAAAAATAAAATCAAAATAGCCCAATTTAAAAATGCCATTTTTATCCTTTCGAAAGCATTATATTAATATATTTTATCTTAAATTACAATTCTTTTTAAATTTGGAGAAAGCTTTACTAAAATCTCGTAGTTGATTGTATTAAAAAAACTCGCCATTGCATTTGCATCATCAATCACACAAATTACATCATCATCGCCTTCGCATGAAAAGCTATCCATTGACATTTTTCCTAGCATTTTTTTACCATTTGGCAAAACCAACTCTTTTTTACCATCATAGCGTAAAAGTCCATCTGCATAACCTAAATCATAAGTTGCGATCTCTAAATTTTCTTTTGCACAAAATACACCACCATAACCTACCGTCTGTCCTTTTTTAAGCGTTCTTTGGCTGATTTTTTCAGCCCACAAACTCAATACTTTATGCAATTCATCGCTAAAATAAGCATACCCAAACTGCACAAGCCCTACTCTACAATACTCTTTTGGCTCCAAAGTGCTTGTTCTAAACAAAGCTTCTGAGTTGTGCGAATGAAATATTAATTTTTCAGCCTCATCTTGTAACAAGGTTTGGATATTTTTTTTGACTTCTTTAAATTTTTGTTTTTGCACGAAATAGCTTGCATCCATCTCATCGCTTCCTGCAAAATGCATCATCACGCCATGAAGCTGCAAACCATGACTTTTAAGTTCACATAAAACTTCCTCGAGCTCTTTAGGCGCAATTCCATTTCTATGCATATTTGTATCTATAACTAAATGAATTTTTGTATTTTTTTTTAATTTCTTAATATCATTTCTATCATTTAAAGCATAAATAAAATTTTCATTTTCATTTGCATGTGGATGGTGGGATAAAATCAAAATATGTTCAAAAATACCCTGAAGCTCTTTTGCTTCAGTTTCATTTTTTACTGCAATAAAATTAATACCCTTTGCCTTGGCAATAGGAGCCAAAATCTTAGCTCCATGTCCATAAGCATTGTCTTTAAAGACACATATAACTTTTTCATAGCCTCCTGCCTTAGAAGCTATTAAGTCAAGATTGTGCTCATAAGCTGCACGGTTGATTTTTATATAAGCCATTATTGCTCAGCTAAAATTTGCATTTTATCGCCTACAAGCTTCACATAAAGGACTTTTTCTCCTTTAAATTTAAAATTTGTACTACGATAGTCCTCATAAAAACCTATTCTGAAAATTTTTTCATTTCTATCATTTGGGTAAGGACTGATACTAAGATCTGAAAATTTAATGCTTTTTTCTTCGTTTTTAGCAAAAATTCTTTCTTTATTTCTTGCAAATTGTTCATAGTTGAATTTATTTTTATGTTTAAAGATTTTTTGATCATAAAAAGACAAGTATTTTTTAATATCACTTTTTTGCCAGCTATCCTTCCAAGCAAATAAATTTGCCAACAAAATAGCTATTTCATCATAGTTAGTTCTTACCTTGGCTTTTTCTTCTGTCATGGCATAAGATTTTCTATCAGCAACAAGTTTGTTAAAATCTTCTAACAAGTCATTTTGCACAGCAATACAGCCTCTAGTTTTATAAGTATCCAAGCGTGTTCCATCTAGTGGATACCCATGAATCCAAATTCCCCCACCTGTTTTACCTAAAGTTTTATCAAGTACATTTGGATAAGTTGTAGCAAAAGCAAATGGACCATAATAAGGATCACCGGGATAAAATTTCTTACCTAGTTCATAAAAACCTATAGGAGTTTTTAGATCCCCCTCGATTTCTTTATCTCCCGCTAAACCGGTTAAAACATCTTTTTGGATAAATTTCTTCTCAACTTTACCATCATCATAGTGATAAACACGAATAATTTTATCATTTTTATTAGTTAAAACTATCGCTACATCTTCATCATAATACCCAAGAGTAACATTTTTGTCTTTGATTTCATCAAGCCAAAAATCCTTTTTGCTTAATTCTTGCTCTAGCACCTGTTCAACTGCTTTAATACCTTCATTTAAATAAATCTTTACAAGATTATTTGCATTTGCAAATACAACCATGCTAAATATTATAGATGCAACTTTAAACAATTTCAACCTTTCTTTGTAAAATTTAAAACAACAAGGTGCTAATTATATTATTTTTACAATAAATATATTTTTAATTTTTTCCGTGTATAATGTTTTATATTTTATCAAAACACCAAAAAAGGAAATACAATGAAAAAATTACTAGGTTTGGCTATTTTAAGCACTTTTGTTTTTGCAAATGAAATTACTGTAAATGATCCTTATGTAAGACAAACTCCACCTCACTCTAAAACTACAGCATTTTTCTTAGAGCTTAAAAATAACTCTGATAAAGATATTAAACTAATAAAAGCTCAAAGTTCTTTAAGTGATACCACAGAAATTCACAATCATATCATGGAGAATGGTAAAAAAATGATGGTGCAAATTCCACAAATCACCATTAAAGCTAAATCAAGTGCTGAGCTCAAACCAGGTGGTATGCACATCATGGTATTAAACCTTAAAGAAAATATCACTCCACAAACCAAAGCTAATCTAACACTTTATTTTGATGATAATAGTACTATTGAACTTAAAAATATTCAATCACGAAGCATTCAAAAATAATGAAAAATTTACTCATTTTTGCTCTAGCTATAGCTTTTGCTATAAGCGGAGCTTATTTTTATACCCATATGCCAAGCACAGGTAAAAAAAGAGAATTAATCACCACTTTAACTCCTTTAGATTGTGATTTAAATCAACAAAGCTGTGAGTATAATTTTAAAAACCAAAAAGTTTTAATCAGTCTAACCCCAAAACCTATTATGGCGTTAAACGAGCTTGATTTAAATATCACTAATTTAGGCAATTACCCTCAACTTAATGCTAGAGTTTATGGGCTAAATATGTATATGGGAGATATCGTTCCACAGTTTAAAAAAATCAACAATACCTATCACGCCAAATTAGTTTTAAGCTCTTGCATGCTTGATGTGATGCGTTTTAGAATAGAACTTTTTGACAATGAAGATCCACTAGATTTTTATTTTGATTTTGATGTAAAAAGGTAATTTATGAAAAAAATCAATATTCTTTTGCTTATTATAGTGATTTTTGGTGTTTTCTTTCTTTCAATACAATATTTTGAAAACAATAAATACAATTTTCACTTAAATTCTGAAAAAGGCATGCTTAGCCTAAAAGATTTTGCCGGAAAAAAATTGATTGTGTATTTTGGATACACCTATTGCCCTGATGTCTGTCCTAGCGAACTTGCACTAATTGCAAGTGTTTTAAACCAAATACCAAACAAAGAAAAAGCTCATGTGATATTTATCTCACTAGATCCAGCAAGAGATAGTAACTTAACTCAAACTAGCCAATGGGTAAAATACTTCTATCCTAATTCTACTGCGCTAGTAGCAAAGAATGAAAAAGAATTAGAAAAAATAACCAAAAACTATGGTGTAGTTTATGAAAAAATCGATCTTAAAGATTCTGCCATGGGGTATTCTATAGCTCATAGTGGGGAGTTTTATTTGATTAATGAAAATGGTAAGCTTGTAAAAACGATCAAAGATGTTAGCTATGAAAATTTCTTCAATGAAATCAAAAAATTTCTAAACGAATAAATATTAAATTTATTCGTTTCTTAAAGTATCTAAAATATCTACTTGGGTTGCTTTTTTTGCAGGATAATAAGAAGACAAACTCACAATCACAATTGCACCCAAAAGCGTAGCACAAAAATCCATAAAAGAAAGTTCTAAAGGTAATTTGCTCATACCATAAACATCAGTAGGCAAAGAAATGATATCAAAGTTACCAAGCACCCATAAGGCTATAGCTGCAAGTATTACACCTGCTATAATTCCACTTCCACCTATAAAAAAACCCAAAGAAAAAAAGGTTTTTTTAATCTCTAATTTACTAGCTCCCAAAGAAAGCAATAAAGCTATCTCACTGCGTCTATTCATCACGATCATCAATAAAGAGCTTACGATATTTAAACTAGCGACTAAAATAATCAACATCAACACAATAAACAACGCCTTTTTTTCCAAAGCAAGCGCTGCAAAGAAATTTCCATTTTGCTCCCACCAACCTATACTGGCATATTTTGCACCTAAAAAAGTTTCAATGTGTTTTATATCATCAAAAGGCTTTAACGAATACACATGAACTCCATCATAAATCCCTTGAGGATAAGATAAAATCTTCGCCAAAGCTTTTGCGTCTACATACATATATGCTTTATCATAAGCCAATAAACCAGAAGAAAATTCAGCTTTAACATCAAAACGCTTTACCTTAGGGATAAGCGAAAGACCACTTGCACTAAGATTAGAAAAAATCAATGCGATCTTATCATCATAATCTAGTCCAAATTCGCTTTTTAATCCCTTGCCTATCAAAATGTCAAAATTTTGCAAATTTTTCCCATCTAAAGCATGTGCTACTACTTCATTGATTTTTTTTTCATCTTCGAAGTTTACGCCAAATAACATTCCACCTTCTAACCTTACATCATTTCTTGCTATAACTTGAGTACTAATATAAGGACTAAATAATAAATTTGGAAACTGAGCTCTTAGTTCTTGCAGTAATTTTTCATCTACACTAGCCCCAAAACGTGGTAATATCGTAATGGGGTAATTCATCGTAAAAAGTTTTCTTTCAAATTCCTTATCAAAACCATTCATAATAGCCATTGCAACCAAGAGTACACATAATCCTATGCTCACACCCAAAAAAGCTAAAATCTTTGAAAGCATAATAAAGGGTTGATCTTTGTCAAAACGAAGATATTTAAACAACAAATATCGCGGGATACTTTTTTGCATTTCAAACTCTTAATATTTTTTTAAGTATTTTAATAAAAACAAGCTTTGCATTTATTTAAGATAATATATAAAGGCGCTGTTGTCATGAAATTCAACTGTAAATCTTAAAGGTAAAATTCTCACATATGTTTCACTTTGAGCGCTTGCTTGCTCACTTTTAACAAAATCTTTTACATCTATTTTTGAGTTAAAAAAACAATCAATTAATTCATTTTTATGTGTATTTAAAAAATTAAATTTGTCTAATTTAGTCATTCTTTCTTCATCAATCATACCAAAATCATCACGTAAAAAAGTTTTTAAATCTTTTGGAGTGTAAATTAATTCACAAGCATATTCTAAGTTTTTATTTTTACTTTGAGTCATAGCCATAGAAATAGTTT
Encoded here:
- a CDS encoding ABC transporter permease, producing MQKSIPRYLLFKYLRFDKDQPFIMLSKILAFLGVSIGLCVLLVAMAIMNGFDKEFERKLFTMNYPITILPRFGASVDEKLLQELRAQFPNLLFSPYISTQVIARNDVRLEGGMLFGVNFEDEKKINEVVAHALDGKNLQNFDILIGKGLKSEFGLDYDDKIALIFSNLSASGLSLIPKVKRFDVKAEFSSGLLAYDKAYMYVDAKALAKILSYPQGIYDGVHVYSLKPFDDIKHIETFLGAKYASIGWWEQNGNFFAALALEKKALFIVLMLIILVASLNIVSSLLMIVMNRRSEIALLLSLGASKLEIKKTFFSLGFFIGGSGIIAGVILAAIALWVLGNFDIISLPTDVYGMSKLPLELSFMDFCATLLGAIVIVSLSSYYPAKKATQVDILDTLRNE
- a CDS encoding alanine racemase gives rise to the protein MAYIKINRAAYEHNLDLIASKAGGYEKVICVFKDNAYGHGAKILAPIAKAKGINFIAVKNETEAKELQGIFEHILILSHHPHANENENFIYALNDRNDIKKLKKNTKIHLVIDTNMHRNGIAPKELEEVLCELKSHGLQLHGVMMHFAGSDEMDASYFVQKQKFKEVKKNIQTLLQDEAEKLIFHSHNSEALFRTSTLEPKEYCRVGLVQFGYAYFSDELHKVLSLWAEKISQRTLKKGQTVGYGGVFCAKENLEIATYDLGYADGLLRYDGKKELVLPNGKKMLGKMSMDSFSCEGDDDVICVIDDANAMASFFNTINYEILVKLSPNLKRIVI
- a CDS encoding copper chaperone PCu(A)C, whose amino-acid sequence is MKKLLGLAILSTFVFANEITVNDPYVRQTPPHSKTTAFFLELKNNSDKDIKLIKAQSSLSDTTEIHNHIMENGKKMMVQIPQITIKAKSSAELKPGGMHIMVLNLKENITPQTKANLTLYFDDNSTIELKNIQSRSIQK
- a CDS encoding cytochrome oxidase biogenesis protein, Sco1/SenC/PrrC family, which codes for MKKINILLLIIVIFGVFFLSIQYFENNKYNFHLNSEKGMLSLKDFAGKKLIVYFGYTYCPDVCPSELALIASVLNQIPNKEKAHVIFISLDPARDSNLTQTSQWVKYFYPNSTALVAKNEKELEKITKNYGVVYEKIDLKDSAMGYSIAHSGEFYLINENGKLVKTIKDVSYENFFNEIKKFLNE